One window of the Methylovirgula sp. HY1 genome contains the following:
- the addA gene encoding double-strand break repair helicase AddA, whose product MSAPREIPAPIRARQLKASDPKKSVWVSANAGSGKTHVLAQRVLRLLLADVPPAKILCLTFTKAAAANMATKVFATLAKWTDIDDAALAASIEAIGAGPATSAQLIFARRLFARTVETPGGLKIHTIHAFCERLLHLFPFEANVPGRFEVLEDLGQAELLTAAKRMALASAESDGGTLGQAYAQLIRETSQADFDTLIKEAMHHRALFRATMPDPTTVALRRALGLGPDETLASIETEMIEGGIAPSQWEGFASFLAQGSKTDRDKADLFRKAESLLDQPAVCLAAYLDIFFTKDGDGRKKLVTKDPAAAHPDLVAAMEAEQARLDDLRAKRKAAACFERSVALAIVIGEVLTRYEQAKAARGVLDFDDLIARTLTLLERSDARWVLFKLDSGIDHILVDEAQDTSETQWKILEELTGEFAAGIGSRDTHRTFFAVGDEKQSIFSFQGAAPHMFHAMRGSFGRRFGQDEAFEHVQMKDSFRSVPAVLTMVDEVFADQAHQKGLVTDDIWMGHEALKRDLPGLVEIWPPLSVEPRDDPRDWQLPLDMLDESDPASRLAQRVAQKIGHLLVPGGREYVFDSEIGRFRLASAGDILILVRTRGAFFEAVIRALKQNKIPVAGADRLQLTQHIAVMDLMAAGRAALLPQDDLTLAAVLKSPLIGLDDDDLLKIAPNRQASLFEALADSHEARHQAAYEKILRWRSRVALTPFGFYARLLSEDGGRRAMEGRLGPEACDALDEFLRLALRGERDGIFSLARFLCDLDGADLEIKRDMETSGDCVRVMTVHAAKGLEAKIVFLPDTCGVPSARHDPKIFCLADPNGGPPLPVWSQRKDQDPQAVAAARETARASAEDEYRRLLYVALTRAEERLYIAGFYNAREPSTIAWNTMIQAALGEGFEEIPAFWDMAETIRRRVTPGTIAPGTSDRGERMVPPETDLPDFLRRQVTHETSPLPPLKPASALAAADMVRDAGSPGLKRVALERGRLMHVLLQYLPQLAPESRRAAAQNFLSARAGHLDCDPAALIEEALGVLETEGLVDLFSPQARAEVAITGRFATIKGVMREVSGQVDRIVETATDVIIADYKTGTVPEAGVIPPTYVTQMALYRATLAPLWPGKKLRMLLIFTAGPKVVELQEEALEAALMELPA is encoded by the coding sequence ATGAGTGCGCCGCGCGAGATTCCGGCACCGATCCGCGCCCGTCAGCTCAAGGCCTCGGACCCGAAAAAATCCGTCTGGGTCTCCGCCAATGCCGGCTCGGGCAAGACCCATGTGCTGGCGCAGCGCGTGCTGCGTCTGCTTCTCGCCGATGTGCCGCCCGCCAAAATTCTCTGCCTCACCTTCACCAAGGCGGCGGCCGCCAATATGGCGACGAAAGTTTTTGCCACTCTGGCGAAATGGACGGACATCGATGATGCGGCGCTCGCCGCGTCGATCGAAGCGATCGGCGCCGGACCCGCGACATCAGCCCAGCTTATTTTCGCGCGGCGCCTCTTTGCCCGCACGGTCGAGACGCCGGGCGGATTGAAGATCCATACGATCCATGCCTTTTGCGAAAGGCTGCTGCATCTCTTCCCCTTCGAAGCCAATGTGCCGGGCCGTTTCGAAGTTCTCGAAGATCTCGGCCAGGCGGAACTCTTGACCGCGGCCAAGCGCATGGCTCTGGCCAGCGCCGAGAGCGATGGTGGCACACTCGGCCAAGCCTACGCGCAGCTCATCCGCGAAACATCGCAAGCAGATTTCGACACACTCATCAAAGAAGCGATGCACCACCGCGCCTTGTTTCGTGCGACCATGCCGGACCCAACCACGGTTGCGCTACGCCGCGCGCTGGGCCTCGGCCCGGACGAGACATTGGCCTCCATTGAGACCGAGATGATCGAAGGCGGGATCGCACCGAGCCAATGGGAAGGATTTGCGAGCTTTCTCGCGCAGGGCTCAAAGACCGATCGCGACAAGGCGGATCTGTTTCGTAAAGCTGAGAGCTTGTTGGATCAGCCGGCCGTCTGTCTCGCCGCCTATCTCGACATTTTCTTCACCAAGGATGGCGATGGCAGAAAAAAGCTTGTCACCAAAGATCCGGCCGCGGCCCATCCCGATCTCGTCGCCGCGATGGAAGCCGAACAAGCGCGGCTCGATGATTTGCGCGCAAAGCGCAAGGCCGCTGCCTGTTTCGAACGCTCGGTCGCGCTCGCGATTGTCATCGGCGAAGTGCTCACCCGCTACGAGCAGGCGAAAGCCGCGCGCGGCGTTCTCGATTTCGACGATCTCATCGCCCGCACACTCACGCTGCTCGAACGCTCCGATGCGCGCTGGGTCTTGTTCAAACTCGATTCCGGCATCGACCATATTTTGGTCGACGAGGCGCAGGACACGAGCGAAACGCAATGGAAGATTCTCGAAGAACTGACAGGTGAGTTCGCTGCCGGTATTGGCAGCCGCGATACCCACCGGACCTTCTTTGCCGTCGGTGACGAAAAGCAATCGATCTTCTCCTTTCAAGGCGCGGCGCCACATATGTTTCATGCGATGCGCGGCAGTTTCGGCCGAAGATTCGGACAGGACGAGGCTTTCGAACATGTGCAGATGAAAGATTCTTTTCGCTCCGTGCCGGCCGTGCTCACTATGGTCGATGAAGTCTTCGCAGACCAAGCGCATCAAAAAGGCCTCGTCACCGACGACATATGGATGGGGCATGAGGCGCTGAAGCGAGACCTTCCCGGCCTTGTCGAAATTTGGCCGCCGCTGAGTGTAGAGCCGCGCGACGACCCGCGCGATTGGCAACTGCCGCTCGATATGTTGGACGAGAGCGATCCGGCAAGCCGGCTGGCCCAGCGCGTCGCGCAGAAAATCGGCCATCTCCTCGTCCCAGGCGGGCGCGAATATGTCTTCGATTCCGAGATCGGGCGTTTCCGTTTGGCGAGCGCCGGCGACATATTGATTCTGGTGCGCACGCGTGGCGCTTTTTTCGAGGCGGTCATCCGCGCCTTGAAGCAGAATAAGATTCCCGTTGCTGGCGCGGATCGACTGCAACTCACGCAACATATCGCCGTGATGGATCTGATGGCCGCCGGCCGCGCGGCACTGCTGCCGCAGGACGATCTGACACTTGCAGCGGTGCTGAAATCGCCGCTGATCGGCCTCGATGATGATGACCTTCTAAAAATCGCACCAAATCGCCAAGCCTCGCTCTTCGAAGCGCTCGCCGATTCACACGAGGCACGGCATCAGGCGGCCTATGAAAAAATCTTGCGCTGGCGCAGCCGCGTCGCGCTCACGCCCTTTGGCTTTTATGCGCGCCTGCTGAGCGAAGATGGCGGCCGGCGCGCGATGGAAGGCCGGCTCGGCCCCGAAGCCTGCGATGCGCTCGACGAATTCTTGCGCCTCGCCTTGCGCGGCGAACGTGACGGCATTTTTTCGCTGGCGCGGTTTCTCTGCGATCTCGACGGTGCCGATCTCGAAATCAAGCGCGATATGGAAACGTCCGGCGATTGCGTGCGCGTGATGACCGTCCATGCCGCCAAGGGGCTCGAAGCCAAGATCGTGTTTCTGCCCGATACATGCGGCGTGCCGAGCGCGAGGCATGATCCAAAGATCTTTTGCCTCGCCGATCCCAACGGCGGCCCGCCGCTGCCCGTCTGGTCGCAGCGCAAGGATCAGGACCCGCAAGCGGTCGCGGCTGCGCGTGAGACAGCCCGCGCCAGCGCCGAGGATGAATATCGCCGGCTGCTCTATGTGGCCCTGACGCGGGCGGAAGAGCGGCTCTATATCGCCGGCTTCTACAATGCGCGCGAGCCCAGCACCATCGCCTGGAACACGATGATCCAGGCCGCTTTGGGGGAAGGATTCGAAGAGATCCCGGCCTTTTGGGACATGGCAGAAACGATCCGACGGCGGGTAACACCCGGCACGATCGCGCCGGGCACAAGCGATCGGGGCGAGAGAATGGTGCCGCCGGAAACGGATCTGCCGGATTTCCTGCGGCGCCAGGTGACGCACGAGACGAGCCCGCTGCCGCCGCTCAAACCGGCGAGCGCGCTCGCCGCGGCCGATATGGTCCGCGACGCAGGAAGTCCCGGCCTCAAACGGGTGGCACTCGAACGCGGAAGACTGATGCATGTTCTGCTGCAATATCTGCCGCAGCTCGCGCCGGAAAGCCGCCGCGCCGCCGCGCAGAATTTTCTATCCGCCCGCGCCGGCCATCTGGACTGCGACCCCGCGGCTTTGATCGAAGAGGCCCTGGGCGTGCTCGAGACCGAGGGACTTGTCGATCTCTTCAGCCCCCAGGCCCGGGCCGAAGTCGCGATCACGGGACGATTCGCGACGATCAAAGGCGTGATGCGCGAGGTCAGCGGCCAAGTCGACCGCATCGTCGAGACGGCAACAGACGTCATCATCGCGGATTACAAGACCGGAACAGTGCCCGAGGCCGGCGTGATTCCACCCACCTATGTGACCCAGATGGCGCTCTATCGCGCCACCCTCGCACCGCTCTGGCCGGGCAAGAAGCTGCGCATGCTTCTAATTTTCACCGCCGGGCCGAAAGTCGTCGAGCTGCAGGAGGAAGCGCTCGAAGCAGCATTAATGGAGCTGCCGGCGTGA
- a CDS encoding bestrophin family protein produces the protein MIVRPRPSSFSLLFILRGSILPMIAPRLLSVLVLSAAVVWLHKIAPHYLHDVTPAPFTLLGLALSIFLGFRNNACYERWWEGRKQWGQLVAETRGLVREFMTLLPDDPELRRRCAHRVVAFAHALRSQLRGDEDRQARDWLPHDEWTRIAQNRSSSDAILLAQAEELGRLLRKGELSDILYQLFSQRLLAMTQIQAACERLRSTPTPFTYTLLLHRTAWLFCLLLPFGMVSTLGMATPILTMLLAYAFFGLDALGEELEEPFGRSQNALPLDAMVRSIEIATGEALGEPNLPAPLQPQRFVLL, from the coding sequence ATGATCGTTCGTCCCCGTCCTTCGTCATTCAGCCTGCTGTTCATCCTGCGCGGCTCTATCCTGCCGATGATCGCCCCGCGGCTGCTGTCCGTGCTCGTGCTGTCCGCCGCGGTCGTGTGGCTGCATAAGATCGCGCCGCATTATCTTCACGACGTGACCCCTGCGCCCTTCACGCTGCTCGGGCTCGCTTTGTCGATCTTCCTCGGGTTTCGCAACAACGCCTGCTATGAGCGCTGGTGGGAGGGTCGCAAGCAATGGGGCCAGCTCGTCGCCGAGACGCGTGGCCTGGTGCGCGAATTCATGACATTGCTGCCCGACGATCCAGAGTTGCGGCGCCGCTGCGCGCATCGCGTTGTCGCCTTCGCTCATGCTCTGCGCAGCCAGCTTCGCGGTGATGAGGATCGCCAGGCGCGCGACTGGTTGCCGCACGACGAGTGGACTCGGATCGCGCAAAACCGCAGCTCTTCCGACGCGATTTTGCTGGCGCAGGCAGAGGAGTTGGGCCGCCTGCTCCGGAAGGGCGAGTTGTCGGACATTCTCTATCAGTTGTTCTCCCAGCGGCTCCTGGCGATGACGCAAATCCAAGCGGCATGCGAGCGCCTGCGCTCTACGCCGACGCCCTTCACCTACACTTTGCTGCTGCACCGCACCGCCTGGCTGTTCTGCCTGCTGCTGCCATTCGGGATGGTGAGCACTCTGGGCATGGCCACGCCAATCCTGACGATGCTTCTCGCCTATGCGTTCTTCGGTCTCGATGCGCTCGGCGAAGAGCTGGAAGAGCCCTTCGGCCGGTCGCAGAACGCTCTGCCTTTAGATGCGATGGTGCGCTCTATCGAGATCGCCACGGGCGAGGCGCTGGGTGAACCCAATCTGCCGGCTCCATTGCAGCCACAGCGGTTTGTGCTGCTGTAG
- the trxA gene encoding thioredoxin TrxA: MATVKVTDANFKADVVGASRPVVVDFWAEWCGPCKMIGPSLEEIADELQGQVTIAKLNVDENPGVAGAYGIRTIPTLMIFKDGKMASSKIGAAPKGELKKWITEAI; this comes from the coding sequence ATGGCCACCGTTAAAGTTACCGATGCTAATTTCAAAGCCGATGTGGTGGGTGCCAGCCGCCCCGTCGTGGTCGATTTCTGGGCCGAATGGTGCGGCCCCTGCAAGATGATCGGCCCGTCGCTCGAAGAGATCGCCGACGAGCTCCAGGGCCAGGTGACCATCGCCAAGCTCAATGTCGATGAAAATCCCGGCGTCGCCGGTGCCTATGGCATCCGGACGATTCCGACGCTGATGATCTTCAAGGACGGCAAGATGGCCTCGTCGAAGATCGGCGCGGCACCCAAAGGCGAATTGAAGAAATGGATCACCGAAGCGATCTGA
- the queE gene encoding 7-carboxy-7-deazaguanine synthase, with protein MSYQVKEIFRTLQGEGAQAGRVAVFCRFAGCNLWSGREADRETAQCRFCDTDFIGMDGAGGGKFDTPQALAAAIARAWDAPPRDHAYVVFTGGEPLLQLDEPLLEALHEAGFACAVETNGTCELPDGLDWICVSPKAGTELVACAGDELKLVFPQEGLDPTDLEPLAFSHFFLQPMDGPHLAEYTAAAATYCQAHPRWRLSLQTHKFIGLP; from the coding sequence ATGAGCTATCAGGTCAAAGAGATTTTTCGGACCTTGCAGGGCGAGGGCGCGCAGGCCGGCCGCGTCGCGGTCTTTTGCCGCTTTGCCGGCTGCAATCTCTGGTCGGGCCGTGAGGCGGATCGTGAAACCGCGCAATGCCGCTTCTGTGACACGGATTTCATCGGCATGGATGGCGCCGGCGGCGGCAAATTCGACACGCCGCAAGCTCTCGCGGCGGCAATAGCCAGGGCTTGGGACGCCCCGCCGCGCGATCATGCCTATGTCGTCTTCACCGGCGGCGAGCCCTTGCTGCAGCTCGACGAGCCATTGTTGGAGGCTTTGCATGAGGCGGGATTTGCTTGCGCGGTCGAGACAAACGGCACCTGCGAACTTCCCGACGGGCTGGACTGGATCTGCGTCAGCCCCAAGGCCGGCACCGAACTCGTGGCCTGCGCCGGCGATGAGTTGAAGCTCGTCTTCCCGCAAGAAGGCCTCGATCCGACGGACTTGGAACCGCTCGCCTTCAGCCATTTCTTCCTGCAACCGATGGACGGACCGCATCTCGCCGAATATACCGCTGCGGCCGCCACCTATTGCCAAGCGCATCCGCGCTGGCGGCTCAGCCTGCAGACCCATAAGTTTATCGGCCTGCCATAA
- the queD gene encoding 6-carboxytetrahydropterin synthase QueD encodes MKITQAFGFESAHFLPNVALTHRCHAMHGHSYRVELKVDGPIDPMTGFVVDFFDIESAFRPLLAMLDHHCLNEIEGLENPTAELIAIWIFTRVKKALPQLFGVIVYETKDCYAEYYSE; translated from the coding sequence ATGAAAATCACCCAAGCCTTCGGTTTCGAATCCGCGCATTTTTTGCCGAATGTGGCGCTGACGCATCGCTGCCATGCGATGCATGGCCATTCCTATCGGGTGGAATTGAAGGTCGACGGCCCGATCGACCCTATGACCGGCTTCGTCGTCGATTTCTTCGATATCGAAAGCGCTTTCCGGCCTCTGCTCGCAATGCTCGATCATCATTGCCTGAACGAGATCGAAGGCCTCGAAAATCCGACGGCGGAACTCATCGCCATCTGGATCTTCACGCGGGTGAAGAAGGCCTTGCCGCAGCTCTTCGGCGTCATCGTCTATGAGACGAAAGATTGCTACGCCGAATATTACAGCGAATAA
- a CDS encoding SDR family NAD(P)-dependent oxidoreductase, protein MNIDLSNKTAVVTGSTLGIGFGVAKALAESGATVVVNGRTEAAVGQAIGALKKAVPAAVIRGVAADLGTAEGCAKLHLAEPIADILINNVGIFGPQDFFEIKDSEWTRFFEVNVMSGVRLSRAYVPGMLSRNWGRVVFISSESGLNIPADMIHYGFTKTAQLSISRGLAKRLAGTGVTVNAVLPGPTLSEGVEAMLAAMPEAEGVSIEEAAVAFVKKHRPSSIIQRAATVEEVANMVLYVSSMQASATTGAALRVDGGTVDTIA, encoded by the coding sequence ATGAATATCGATCTATCGAACAAGACGGCCGTCGTCACCGGCTCGACGCTCGGCATTGGTTTTGGCGTAGCTAAAGCGTTGGCGGAATCCGGTGCGACCGTCGTCGTCAATGGGCGCACGGAGGCGGCCGTCGGGCAAGCCATTGGCGCGTTGAAGAAGGCGGTGCCCGCAGCGGTGATCCGTGGCGTTGCCGCCGATCTCGGCACGGCGGAGGGGTGCGCCAAACTGCATCTGGCCGAGCCAATCGCCGATATTCTCATCAACAACGTCGGCATTTTTGGCCCGCAGGATTTCTTCGAGATCAAAGACAGCGAATGGACGCGCTTCTTCGAAGTGAATGTCATGTCGGGGGTCAGGCTCTCCCGGGCTTACGTGCCGGGAATGCTGTCGCGCAATTGGGGCCGCGTGGTTTTCATCTCCTCCGAATCCGGGCTCAATATTCCAGCCGACATGATCCATTACGGCTTCACCAAAACCGCACAGCTGTCGATCTCGCGCGGCCTCGCCAAACGGCTTGCCGGCACGGGCGTGACGGTGAATGCCGTGTTGCCGGGTCCGACTCTATCGGAAGGTGTCGAGGCCATGCTCGCCGCGATGCCTGAGGCGGAAGGCGTCTCCATCGAGGAAGCCGCGGTGGCCTTCGTCAAGAAACACCGGCCGAGCTCGATCATCCAGCGGGCTGCGACCGTCGAGGAGGTCGCCAATATGGTGCTCTATGTCAGCTCGATGCAGGCCTCGGCGACGACGGGCGCGGCGCTGCGTGTCGATGGCGGCACGGTTGATACGATCGCGTAA